A single Mustela lutreola isolate mMusLut2 chromosome X, mMusLut2.pri, whole genome shotgun sequence DNA region contains:
- the LOC131821456 gene encoding melanoma-associated antigen B2-like translates to MPRGQKSKLRAREKRRRNRGETQGLVSAQATTGEGEKATPSSSPVSGDASSGSPVPGTSQEPQKGLATTSAAAHVSRPRSNGGAKRQVKERKNSFQASTSIESVRKDPLTKKVGMLVQFLLYKYKLQEPIKKADMLKIIHKRYREHFPEILRKASERMELVFGLELKEVKPGGHSYTLVSSLDLTADGRVSSAWGFPKNGLLMPLLGVIFLNGNRTSEEEIWEFLNILGIHDGRRHFIFGEPRKLITQDLVQEKYLEYRQVANSDPPRYEFLWGPRAHAETSKMRVLEFLAKIHDTVPSAFPPHYEEALRDEEERARARATAGAASTTRAGARSQAKSGLSSPP, encoded by the coding sequence ATGCCTCGTGGTCAGAAGAGTAAGCTCCGTGCTCGTGAGAAACGCCGCCGAAACAGAGGTGAGACCCAAGGTCTTGTGAGTGCTCAGGCCACCACAGGAGAGGGGGAAAAGGccactccttcttcctctccgGTTTCTGGGGATGCTTCTTCAGGCTCCCCTGTTCCTGGCACTTCTCAGGAGCCTCAGAAAGGCTTGGCCACCACCAGTGCTGCTGCACATGTTTCACGCCCAAGATCTAATGGAGGTGCCAAACGCCAggttaaggaaaggaaaaattcctTCCAGGCCTCAACTTCCATTGAGAGTGTTCGCAAAGATCCTCTAACCAAGAAGGTGGGGATGCTGGTGCAGTTCCTGCTGTATAAGTATAAATTGCAGGAGCCCATTAAAAAGGCAGACATGCTGAAGATCATCCACAAAAGGTACAGGGAGCACTTCCCTGAGATCCTCAGGAAAGCCTCTGAGCGCATGGAGCTGGTCTTTGGCCTAGAATTAAAGGAAGTCAAGCCCGGCGGTCACTCCTATACCCTGGTCAGCAGCCTAGACCTCACCGCCGATGGCCGTGTGAGCAGTGCCTGGGGCTTTCCTAAGAATGGGCTTCTCATGCCTCTCCTGGGTGTGATCTTCTTGAATGGCAACCGCACCTCTGAGGAGGAAATCTGGGAATTCCTGAATATTCTGGGCATCCATGATGGAAGGAGGCACTTCATCTTCGGGGAGCCCAGGAAGCTCATCACCCAAGATCTGGTGCAGGAAAAGTACCTGGAGTACCGCCAGGTGGCCAACAGTGATCCTCCACGCTACGAGTTCCTGTGGGGCCCGAGAGCCCACGCTGAGACCAGCAAGATGAGAGTCCTGGAGTTTTTGGCGAAGATCCACGATACAGTCCCCAGCGCCTTCCCTCCGCATTACGAAGAGGCTCTGCGAGATGAGGAAGAGCGGGCCCGAGCCAGAGCCACAGCTGGGGCTGCCTCTACTACCCGGGCCGGTGCACGTTCCCAGGCCAAGTccggcctctcctctcctccctag